Below is a window of Desmonostoc muscorum LEGE 12446 DNA.
CTAGCAAGATAACTGCTGAAACTCCCTGCGGTTGGAATGCAAAAGCAAGTTCACCAATAACCGTCAGTTCAGCTTTTTGGGCGGCATTTTTTAAAATTTCGATAAAATCTGCTGTTTTCCAACTAAAAACAGCCTGAGAAGCTGGCAAAATTGCAGAAAAATGATGAGAATTAATCACTTCTATCCCACATTCGGCAAGTGCGATCGCAAAATATTGTATTTTTGAAGCATGACAGCTTCACCATTAGATATTAGACTACAGGATACTCTGGAATTCGTTATTTCGCATTGATTTCACCGCTTCACCGAAACAGTGCTGAGTGCTGAGTAAAAAATAAAATTCAACAGACTAGGCACTCTTAGGTTTGAGAGCAACTACATCCGGTATGGAAGAAAAAAAGATTTGTTATGACAACACAATCCGTTACGTTAATCAGATTTCAAAATTGGGAAGAATAAAGTCTGGTGAGATTACGCAAGTAACTGTAATTCATAAAATGAGGCTTTAAACCGTATGAGTTCTGATTTTCAACCCCCACCTAAAAGTTTGTCCATACTGGCTTCCGTAGGAGGAGTGGTGACTGCTGTCATCGCGATCGCTGGTTTTAATTTTTGGTCTGGGCAACTTTCTCGAAGTTCTCCAGAAAAACCTGAAATATCAACATCCCAAGCTGCTTCACAACCAAAGGAACCCATACAAAGCACTCCTTTTACTGCTCAAGAAACTGAAACAATTGCCAAACTTGACGCTACATCTGTGGTTTTACCAGGTGAACCCATTGCTCCCAACCAATTAACCATCGCCATCACTCCTTATGTTGCCCCTGGTGCAGGATCGTTAACAAAAGAAGAAATTGCAACTGCCCGTCAGGCTTGGTCATACTTCCAGCGCAACTGGAATGACGAAACTGGCTTGGTTAATTCTGTTGATGGCTTTGCCTCGGTGACTATGTGGGATCAGGCAGCAGCGATCGCCGCCTTAGTCAGTGCTAGAGAACTCAATATCGTGCCTGCGGCTGAATTTGAAGCCAAAATGACCAAAATGTTGAAAACACTGGCATCTCTGCCGTTATACAAAGAGGAACTACCCAACAAGGTCTACAACGCAAAAACCCTCATACCCGTTAATTATGGTCAACTAGAAAAACGGGAAGAAATTGGTTGGTCTGCCATTGATTTGGGGCGAATGGCAATCTGGCTAAAGATTGTTGGTGCAAAGTATCCCCAAATGCGATCGCTCTCCAATGATGTTTGGAAACATTGGCAAGTCAAGCGTCTCACCAAAAATGGGCAAATGTATGGTACTGCCGTCATCAAAGGTAAAGAACAATACAACCAAGAAGGTCGCTTGGGCTACGAGAATTATGCTGCCTATGGTCTGAACCTTTGGGGCTTGGATGTTAAAAAAGCCTTGGATTATCAGTCCCATACTGCTTTTGTAAATCTTTACGGACAAGGAATTCCTTACGACCGACGTGACTATAAAAAATCTGAAGCTAATAACTACGTTTTGAGCGAGCCTTATATTTTAGATGGTATTGAAACTGGGTTTCAAGCTTTGCCTAAAGCCTACGCCGATAGAATTTTAGCTGCTCAAGAATCTCGCTATCAAGCGACAAAACAATTAACAGCCGTCACTGAAGACAACTTGGATCGCGCTCCTTACTTTGTTTACAGCAGTTTGTTTGTCAATGGAGAACCTTGGGCTACCATCACAGACACTCGACAACAGCGTAATGATTTGCGCTTTTTAAGTGCTAAGGCATCAGTCGGTTGGCACGTGCTTTATAACACTGCTTATACGCGTAATTTATTTGATTTTGTCCAAGCCAACCTCAAGTCAAAAGATGGTTGGTACAACGGTTTCTATGAATCTCTGCGTCAGCCGAATAAAGCTCTAACAGCCAATAATAATGGCGTGATTTTAGAGAGTTTGCTTTACAAACAAGTCGGACAACCGCTTACCGTTTGGGCAGGAGTTAAGAGAAGTAACAAGTTAAATTAAGCCAAGTAGCACTAGCAAAGATGAAGCGCAAAGCGATCGCGCTACTGGGTGGGATTCGTCAACAGGTGCAGTCCAATTAAATTACTGTGGATGCTACTTTACCTTTAGTCACCTTTAGTCACCTGTCGCTGCAGCACATAGCGCGGATGAATTTTGTTTCCAAATTCCTGGGGTGGTGCTATGCGTATCACTTCAAAACCCAGGTTCTGCCAAAAAGTGAATCCTGACTGATTTTCTTGCAGAACAGCCAAAAATACAGATTGCGCTTCCTGCTGTGCCACCCAACTTTCATAAGCTTGGTAAAATTGAGAGCCTAATCCTTTCCCTCGGTATTCTGTAGCCAACATCATTAACCCTATCCACCAACTTTTTTCATCAGGATAATCCCGAATGCTTTCCAGCATTCCCACAAGGGTATCATCTGGAGCAAACAAACCAAATATAAATTTATCTTCTATAGTTTTACCTTCAGGTAAAGCTAAAAATTCATCAGCGGCAGCAGAAGATAGAGGCGGATGTCCATCTGTCATAATGGCGTAGTCAGTACATTGCTCAAAAAGGTGCTGAAGAATTTTTTCATCACTAGAGTTTAGTTTTTTCGCTATGTAGGCAGCACTTTGTCGTACAAATATGATTGAATTATCCATATCAATTTTATACACCATTAAAACGGAAATTTTATTCACAAATTGTAATTAATTTCATAAATTACCCTCAAATTTTCTGTGTTTCATCCTTGCTCATTAAAGTGAGAATTTCCATAGTACGTTGTGCATCTTGGCATCTGACAAACAAATGATCGTGATAATAGGCAGCAACCAAATTACAACTTATACCAGCTATTGCTAACTTGTGAGAAATTGCCGCCGTCAGACCGACTGCCTCCAGTGACGAATGAATAGTCAATGTGATCCATGCTGCTACAAAAGAATAAGGAATCGAAAGCTTATCCGCTTGCTGTTTTGTAATAATTAATGTCGTACCTTCTGCTTCTCGAAATACGCAAACTGGTTCTATATTTGTTGGGACTCGATCCACAGGTACAGTGCAAAACACATATTCACCAGGTTGTAATTGGGGTTTCATCCCTTTAATCAAAGTTGATAGTTCTGTCTCTCCACTCATTTATCTGGGCGTAATTCCTCAAAAGATTTAGGTGACTCTAACTGAGTAAGTAACACACAATGGAGTGTTATACTATTACTGTAATGGTAAAGCGTAATGATAAAACTCTTGATCCTTGATATATCCTTGTGATTTATAAAGCTTTTGGGCATTTGTGTTAGAAATATGAGTCGCTAATATTACTCGAACTGCCCCACTCTTTTTGGCATATTCTTGTGCAGCACTCATCAATAACGTTGCAACTCCCTTCTGGCGATGCGACTCTTTCACATACAAATCGTTCAATATCCATACTCGCTTCATCGACACTGAAGAAAAACTCGGATAAAGCTGAGTAAACCCAATTATTTCTCCATTTTCATTAGCTGCAAACACTACTGAATCATTATTCTTAAAACGTTCTTTGAGAAACTCTTTGGCAGCTTCAATATCTGATACCTGATTATAAAAAACGCGGTATTCATCAAACAGTATCGACAGACTTTCAAGATGATTAATATTAGCTAAAAAAACTTCCATATGACTTTTCCTCCCCCTACTCCTGTGTAAATTTTTCATTGAATCTGAATTCAGATTAGCTCAAGGAGGGTTCTCAAAGCGATCTAGTGGTCTGTCCCATTAATTTTGATGAGTTTGTAGCAAGCACTTCAGTGCTTAAAAATCAAGGACTAAAGTCCTAACTACAAACTTATTTACCCCTCAGAACTAATGGGACAGACCACTAGCCTTAACTCAACCCTCTGAGGAGGTGTAGGGGCAATACGGTTCGGTTAAGGTTTTTTGATTAAAATTCTAAATTCCAAAGACGCGATAAATCGGCGTCTCTACAATAATCATTCCTTCGTCTTGACGCCGATTTATTGTGTCTGTTACCTTAACCAAACAGTATTGGGTGTAGGGGTGTCGAGGTTTTCATGCCCTGTTTGCTTCCCAAATCAGGACTTGCGTTTGCACATTGTTTGTGAAATACTACTTCTAAAATACGGTAAATCGGTACAGATTAAGTATTTTATTCAATTTACCATCAAAAAACGAAACTAAAAGCGATTGGAAGCTAATCTCAAACGATGACAAACACAGAAATTCGCACTACTCAGGTAAAAGTCCCCAACGGTGATTTACAAATTGACGCTTACTTAGCTGAGCCAGCAAAAAAGGGAACTTTCCCAGCGGTGATTGTGATTCAGGAAATCTTTGGGGTAAACATACACATTCGGGAAGTCGCCGAGAAATTTGCCCTAGAGGGGTATGTGGCGATCGCTCCGACTTTATTTCAACGCACTGCTCCCGGTTTCGAGGCTGGATACAATCCTGAAGATATCCAAAAAGGGAGACAATATAAGGAGCAGACCAAAGCAGACGAAATATTGAGTGATGTTCAGGCTGCGATCGCTTATTTGAAAGCTCTCCCAAATGTGCAAGCAGATGCGATCGGTTCCATAGGTTTCTGCTTTGGTGGCCACGTCGTTTACTTAGCTGCCACATTACCAGATATTAAAGTTACAGCTTCCTTTTATGGTGGTGGGATTACAAACTCAACTCCCGGCGGTGGAGAACCAACCATCACACGCACTCCCGATATTAAAAGCCCCATCTATGCATTCTTCGGTCTTGAAGATCAAGGAATTCCCTTAGAACACACACAACAGATTGAAGCTGAATTAAAAAAATATCATATTCCCCATGCAATCTTCCGCTACGAGGGAGCAGGACATGGCTTTTTCTGCAACCATCGCGCTAGCTATAATTCCGAAGCTGCTGCTGATGCTTGGAAAAACGTTGTAGAACTTTTCCAAAAGAATCTTCAGCTGCAAACTGTTTAAAAAGCAATACACCGTACACCGTAGGGTAGCACAGCTGTGCGCCCCTACAAATCAACATAACAAATAAAAATCAAGCATCACATCCATGATTACCGCCTTCAAACAACCAAGAGTAAAAATTTTTCAACGGTTTTCCCTATTCGTCTTACCTGGATTATTAACAATCTCAACAACCTTAGTTAGTTGCTCAGTGGAAACCCCAAAAGGAGAAAATAAAACTACTGGTGTTCAAGCTAAAGTTGTTCGCATGGGATATCAAAGTTCTGGGGATATTGTCAGACTCAAAGGATTAGTTGAAAAGCGTTTACAACCTTTAGGTGTTTCCGTAGAATGGGCGCAATTTGCCGCCGGTCCACAACTGATGGAAGCGATGAATGTGGGTAGAGTTGATATTGGTTCTGTAGGCGAAACTCCTCCAATATTTGCTCAAGCTGCTGGTACATCTTTAGTTTACGTTGCTAGTAACAAACCCAGCACTGGTAAAGGAAGCGGCATTGTAGTTCAAAATAATTCTCCGATTCGGACTTTAGCCGACCTCAAAGGTAAAAAAATAGTTTTTCAAAAAGGTTCTGCCTCACATTATTTATTAATCAAAGCTTTAGAAGAAGGTGGTTTAAAATATAGTGATATTCAAGCCTTGAGTCTACCTCCTTCGGAAGCTCGTGATGCATTTATTCAAGGAAAAATTGACGCCTGGGTAACTTGGGACCCTTATTTAGCAGTGGCAGAAAAAAAGGCAAATGCCCGTGTTTTGAGAGATGCTAGCGGCATTTCTACTCAAGGTGGATATTACATGGCGGCGCGAAAGTTTGCTACAGAAAATCCCAAATTAGTGCGATTAATCCTTGAGGAAGTAGATAACACAGGTCAATGGGCTGACAAAAATCGAGCGGAAGCTGTAAAACTTATTGCTCCTCATCTGAAAATTGATCAAGATATTTTAACAACAATGGTTGAAAGACGAAATTACGGTTTAAGACCAATTACTCCACAAATCATGGAGAATCAACAGAAAATTGCCGATTTATTTGCTCAAGAAAAAATAATTCCTAAATCTATAAATATTCAGGAAGCGATGCTGACTACTGAACAATATGCAGCCATCACACCGGAAACTATTAGTCAGAAATAGCATTAGATAGTGACTAAGTAATTCGTAATTCGTAATTCGTAATTCGTAATTCAAGAGGGTAAAGCATCATTAATGATTAATGGAAAAGTCAAAGATGCACCATGAATATTTAAATCAACTGCCGTCAAGCATGGGGTAATAATTACGAACTACGAACTACGAATTACGAATTATTTTGACCAATGAATAAATTTGGAACAGAGTGATTATGGAAGTTTTTTGGTATTTGCCTACACAGGGAGATGAGCGTTATTTAGGCACTACAATTGGCAGGCGTCCAGCCACTTATTCTTATATGCAGCAAATCGCCCAAGCTGTTGATAAGTTGGGTTATGGCGGCATGTTAATTGGTACTGGACAAAAACAAGATACTTGGATTGTAGCTAGTTCTCTGATTTCAGTTACTGAACGTTTGCGGTTTCTTGTAGCTTTTCGTCCGGCTATTATGTCACCTTCTTTAGCAGTGAGGATGGCTGCTACTTTTGACCAGATTTCTAATGGTCGAATTATTCTGAATGTGGTGACTGGTGGTGATACAAAAGAACTAGCTAAAGATGGAATTTTTTTAGATCATGACCAGCGTTATGAACTGACTGATGAATTTTTAACAATTTGGCGATCGCTGATGCAAGGTGATGAAGTAACCTTCAATGGTCGTCATCTGAAAGTTGCAGGTGCAAAACTGCAATTTCCTCCCGTACAAAAGCCTTATCCGACTTTATATTTTGGTGGTTCTTCCGATGCTGCTCTCCAAGTTGCTGCTAAACATATTGATGTGTATTTAACTTGGGGTGAACCACCAAATCAAGTTGCCGAAAAGATTGCCAAGGTACGCCGATTAGCAGCAGAACAAGGTAGAACGGTACGTTTTGGAATTCGGATGCATGTCATAGTCCGGGAAACTACGCAACAAGCTTGGGATGCAGCTAACGAATTGATTCAGTATGTGGATGATGAAACCATTGCTGCTGCACATCGGCGGTTTGC
It encodes the following:
- a CDS encoding DUF3131 domain-containing protein — encoded protein: MSSDFQPPPKSLSILASVGGVVTAVIAIAGFNFWSGQLSRSSPEKPEISTSQAASQPKEPIQSTPFTAQETETIAKLDATSVVLPGEPIAPNQLTIAITPYVAPGAGSLTKEEIATARQAWSYFQRNWNDETGLVNSVDGFASVTMWDQAAAIAALVSARELNIVPAAEFEAKMTKMLKTLASLPLYKEELPNKVYNAKTLIPVNYGQLEKREEIGWSAIDLGRMAIWLKIVGAKYPQMRSLSNDVWKHWQVKRLTKNGQMYGTAVIKGKEQYNQEGRLGYENYAAYGLNLWGLDVKKALDYQSHTAFVNLYGQGIPYDRRDYKKSEANNYVLSEPYILDGIETGFQALPKAYADRILAAQESRYQATKQLTAVTEDNLDRAPYFVYSSLFVNGEPWATITDTRQQRNDLRFLSAKASVGWHVLYNTAYTRNLFDFVQANLKSKDGWYNGFYESLRQPNKALTANNNGVILESLLYKQVGQPLTVWAGVKRSNKLN
- a CDS encoding GNAT family N-acetyltransferase, translating into MDNSIIFVRQSAAYIAKKLNSSDEKILQHLFEQCTDYAIMTDGHPPLSSAAADEFLALPEGKTIEDKFIFGLFAPDDTLVGMLESIRDYPDEKSWWIGLMMLATEYRGKGLGSQFYQAYESWVAQQEAQSVFLAVLQENQSGFTFWQNLGFEVIRIAPPQEFGNKIHPRYVLQRQVTKGD
- a CDS encoding ACT domain-containing protein: MSGETELSTLIKGMKPQLQPGEYVFCTVPVDRVPTNIEPVCVFREAEGTTLIITKQQADKLSIPYSFVAAWITLTIHSSLEAVGLTAAISHKLAIAGISCNLVAAYYHDHLFVRCQDAQRTMEILTLMSKDETQKI
- a CDS encoding GNAT family N-acetyltransferase, which gives rise to MEVFLANINHLESLSILFDEYRVFYNQVSDIEAAKEFLKERFKNNDSVVFAANENGEIIGFTQLYPSFSSVSMKRVWILNDLYVKESHRQKGVATLLMSAAQEYAKKSGAVRVILATHISNTNAQKLYKSQGYIKDQEFYHYALPLQ
- a CDS encoding dienelactone hydrolase family protein, which codes for MTNTEIRTTQVKVPNGDLQIDAYLAEPAKKGTFPAVIVIQEIFGVNIHIREVAEKFALEGYVAIAPTLFQRTAPGFEAGYNPEDIQKGRQYKEQTKADEILSDVQAAIAYLKALPNVQADAIGSIGFCFGGHVVYLAATLPDIKVTASFYGGGITNSTPGGGEPTITRTPDIKSPIYAFFGLEDQGIPLEHTQQIEAELKKYHIPHAIFRYEGAGHGFFCNHRASYNSEAAADAWKNVVELFQKNLQLQTV
- a CDS encoding sulfonate ABC transporter substrate-binding protein, giving the protein MITAFKQPRVKIFQRFSLFVLPGLLTISTTLVSCSVETPKGENKTTGVQAKVVRMGYQSSGDIVRLKGLVEKRLQPLGVSVEWAQFAAGPQLMEAMNVGRVDIGSVGETPPIFAQAAGTSLVYVASNKPSTGKGSGIVVQNNSPIRTLADLKGKKIVFQKGSASHYLLIKALEEGGLKYSDIQALSLPPSEARDAFIQGKIDAWVTWDPYLAVAEKKANARVLRDASGISTQGGYYMAARKFATENPKLVRLILEEVDNTGQWADKNRAEAVKLIAPHLKIDQDILTTMVERRNYGLRPITPQIMENQQKIADLFAQEKIIPKSINIQEAMLTTEQYAAITPETISQK
- the ssuD gene encoding FMNH2-dependent alkanesulfonate monooxygenase, with the translated sequence MEVFWYLPTQGDERYLGTTIGRRPATYSYMQQIAQAVDKLGYGGMLIGTGQKQDTWIVASSLISVTERLRFLVAFRPAIMSPSLAVRMAATFDQISNGRIILNVVTGGDTKELAKDGIFLDHDQRYELTDEFLTIWRSLMQGDEVTFNGRHLKVAGAKLQFPPVQKPYPTLYFGGSSDAALQVAAKHIDVYLTWGEPPNQVAEKIAKVRRLAAEQGRTVRFGIRMHVIVRETTQQAWDAANELIQYVDDETIAAAHRRFAQSESEGQRRMAQLHNGDRQSLEISPNLWAGVGLVRGGAGTALVGDADTVAARMLEYADLGIDTFVFSGYPHLEEAYRVAELLFPRLPVQTPAIPLPQEVASTFSEFVTKTDLLRPQPV